One genomic segment of Gemmatimonadaceae bacterium includes these proteins:
- a CDS encoding sigma-70 family RNA polymerase sigma factor has product MADDRVASDARLVNAARLGDAAAFDALVRRYVRPAYAVAFSIVHDHLEAEDICQDVFVRALERLDDCRTAARFGGWLLAIVRSTALNAVRRERLRQGEPLERVDAPSEESPARDAERRELRARLAAELARLSERESEVVLLHDLEGRSHAEIASALGISEVSSRQYLFVARQKLRVALADLQPRTGHD; this is encoded by the coding sequence ATGGCCGACGATCGCGTTGCATCGGATGCACGACTGGTGAACGCCGCGCGGCTCGGGGATGCCGCGGCGTTCGACGCGCTCGTCCGTCGATACGTGCGGCCGGCGTACGCGGTGGCCTTCTCGATCGTGCACGACCATCTCGAAGCGGAGGATATTTGCCAGGACGTGTTCGTGCGCGCGCTCGAGCGGCTGGACGACTGCCGGACGGCGGCACGTTTCGGCGGATGGCTCCTCGCCATCGTACGGAGCACGGCGCTGAACGCGGTCCGTCGCGAGCGCCTGCGACAGGGCGAGCCGCTCGAGCGTGTCGACGCGCCGAGCGAGGAGAGTCCGGCACGGGACGCGGAGCGGCGGGAGCTACGCGCTCGATTGGCCGCGGAGTTGGCGCGGCTCTCCGAGCGAGAGAGCGAGGTCGTCCTGCTCCACGATCTCGAGGGCCGGAGCCACGCCGAGATCGCGTCGGCATTGGGAATCTCGGAGGTAAGCTCGCGTCAGTATCTGTTCGTCGCGCGCCAGAAGTTGCGCGTAGCGCTCGCCGACCTCCAGCCACGAACCGGGCATGACTGA